One genomic segment of Rhizorhabdus phycosphaerae includes these proteins:
- a CDS encoding UDP-glucose dehydrogenase family protein has product MRLAIIGTGYVGLVSGACFSEFGHDVTCVDINEATIAKLKAGEIPIYEPGLDDLVRRNSRSGRLSFTSDIAEGVRDADAVFIAVGTPSRRGDGHADLSYVFAAAEQAAKALTKPCVMVTKSTVPVGTAKQVAEIVEKARPDLRIEVASNPEFLREGSAIEDFMRPDRVVCGTSDENAKAVLRDIYRPLSLREVPILFVDCATSELIKYAANAFLAVKITFINEIADLCEKAGANVQAVAHGIGMDKRIGSKFLHAGPGYGGSCFPKDTTALLKTAEDHETPLQIVKATVDVNSQRKRSMGRRVIAAAGGSVKDKKIALLGLTFKPNTDDMRDSPAIDIVRVLQDHGAQVSAYDPEGRHQAEAMLDGVAFADDAYQAMDGAEVLVLVTEWNEFRALDLDRVRRLLRTPTIVDLRNIYPPEQMRAAGFDYSSIGRP; this is encoded by the coding sequence ATGCGATTGGCGATCATCGGCACCGGCTATGTCGGTCTCGTTTCCGGAGCCTGCTTCTCCGAGTTCGGCCATGACGTGACCTGCGTCGACATCAACGAGGCGACCATCGCCAAGCTCAAGGCCGGCGAGATTCCGATCTACGAGCCGGGACTGGACGATCTCGTCCGTCGCAACAGCCGGTCGGGGCGTCTCAGCTTCACGAGCGACATCGCCGAGGGCGTGCGCGACGCCGACGCAGTCTTCATCGCCGTGGGAACCCCCTCCAGGCGCGGCGACGGCCATGCGGACCTGTCCTATGTCTTTGCGGCGGCAGAACAGGCAGCGAAGGCACTGACGAAGCCATGCGTCATGGTGACCAAGTCGACGGTCCCGGTCGGTACCGCGAAACAGGTCGCCGAGATCGTCGAGAAGGCACGCCCCGACCTGCGGATCGAGGTCGCCTCCAATCCCGAATTCCTCCGCGAGGGATCGGCGATCGAGGATTTCATGCGCCCCGACCGCGTGGTCTGCGGCACCTCGGACGAAAATGCCAAGGCCGTGCTGCGCGACATCTACCGCCCCCTGTCGCTGCGCGAGGTTCCGATCCTGTTTGTCGACTGCGCGACGTCCGAGCTGATCAAATATGCCGCCAACGCCTTTCTCGCGGTGAAGATCACCTTCATCAACGAGATCGCCGATCTGTGCGAAAAGGCGGGTGCGAACGTCCAGGCGGTCGCCCATGGCATCGGCATGGACAAGCGGATCGGCAGCAAATTCCTCCATGCCGGGCCCGGCTATGGCGGTTCCTGCTTCCCCAAGGATACCACGGCGCTGCTGAAGACCGCCGAAGACCATGAGACGCCGCTCCAGATCGTCAAGGCGACGGTCGACGTGAACAGCCAGCGCAAGCGCTCGATGGGACGGCGCGTCATCGCGGCGGCGGGCGGATCGGTGAAGGACAAGAAGATCGCGCTGCTCGGCCTGACCTTCAAGCCGAACACCGACGACATGCGCGACAGCCCGGCGATCGACATCGTGCGCGTGCTGCAGGACCATGGCGCACAGGTCAGCGCCTATGACCCCGAGGGGCGCCATCAGGCCGAAGCCATGCTCGACGGGGTGGCGTTCGCCGACGATGCCTATCAGGCGATGGACGGCGCCGAGGTGCTGGTCCTCGTTACCGAGTGGAACGAGTTCCGCGCGCTCGATCTCGACCGCGTCCGTCGCCTGTTGCGCACCCCGACGATCGTCGACCTGCGCAACATCTATCCGCCCGAGCAGATGCGCGCGGCGGGCTTCGACTATAGCTCGATCGGCCGGCCTTGA
- a CDS encoding GMC family oxidoreductase produces MAGSGGVEAAIDFGSYDYVIAGAGTAGSLLANRLSSDPRNRVLVLEAGGQDDWIWFHIPVGYLFAIGHRRADWLFETEVEAGLGGRKLAYPRGKVIGGCSSINAMVYMRGQAADYDGWRQLGLTGWGWDDVLPHFLAHEDHCAADGRFHRAGGEWRVENPRISWEILDAIRAAAQAAGIAPIADFNRGDNEGSSYFQVNQRNGRRVSAAGAFLKPALSRPNLRLETGVEIERVTIEDGRAMGILFRKQGQLHHASSNRETILAAGAIGSPKLLQLSGIGDPERLTEAGIGVRHALPGVGANLQDHLQIRPIYKVSGVRTLNTDYANLFKRAKMGWDYLLFRNGPLTMAPSQMGAFARSSPDQDRANLQYHFQPLSLDKWGDGLHRFGAFTASVCNLRPTSRGRVDLAGPDAALPPRIRPNYLSTDEDQRVAVESLRLTRRIVSQQPLSKYRPEEFRPGPAANSDEELLQAAADLATTIFHPVGTAAMGIEGDPMAVLDERLRVRGMGGLRVIDASAMPRIVSGNTSSPTLMIAEKGAAMVLEDARAGC; encoded by the coding sequence ATGGCGGGATCCGGCGGGGTCGAGGCAGCGATAGACTTCGGCAGCTATGATTATGTGATCGCGGGAGCCGGCACCGCCGGCAGCCTGCTCGCCAACCGCCTGTCTTCCGACCCGCGCAACCGCGTGCTGGTGCTCGAGGCCGGCGGTCAGGACGACTGGATCTGGTTCCATATTCCGGTCGGCTATCTGTTCGCGATCGGCCACCGCCGCGCCGACTGGCTGTTCGAGACAGAAGTCGAGGCCGGATTGGGTGGACGAAAACTCGCTTATCCGCGTGGCAAGGTGATCGGCGGATGCTCGTCGATCAACGCGATGGTCTATATGCGCGGGCAAGCCGCAGACTATGACGGATGGCGGCAACTGGGCCTGACCGGCTGGGGCTGGGACGACGTCTTGCCCCATTTTCTGGCCCATGAGGATCATTGCGCAGCGGACGGACGCTTTCACCGCGCCGGGGGCGAATGGCGCGTCGAAAACCCTCGCATAAGCTGGGAGATATTGGACGCCATTCGCGCGGCCGCGCAGGCCGCCGGGATCGCGCCGATCGCCGACTTCAACCGGGGCGACAATGAGGGCTCCTCCTACTTCCAAGTCAACCAGCGCAACGGCCGGCGGGTCAGCGCAGCCGGCGCCTTCCTGAAACCCGCCCTGTCCCGTCCCAATTTGCGCCTCGAAACCGGTGTCGAGATCGAGCGCGTCACGATCGAAGATGGCCGGGCTATGGGCATCCTCTTCCGCAAGCAGGGGCAACTGCACCACGCCAGTTCGAACCGGGAGACCATCCTCGCGGCCGGCGCGATCGGCAGCCCCAAGCTGCTGCAACTGTCGGGCATCGGCGATCCCGAGCGGCTGACCGAGGCGGGGATAGGCGTGCGTCATGCGCTCCCCGGCGTCGGCGCCAATCTGCAAGACCATCTGCAGATCCGGCCGATCTACAAGGTGTCCGGCGTCCGCACGCTCAACACGGATTATGCTAATCTCTTCAAGCGCGCGAAGATGGGCTGGGATTATCTGCTGTTCCGCAATGGCCCGCTGACCATGGCGCCGTCGCAGATGGGGGCCTTCGCCCGCTCCTCCCCCGATCAGGACCGCGCCAATCTGCAATACCACTTCCAGCCGCTGTCGCTCGACAAATGGGGCGACGGGCTGCACCGCTTCGGCGCCTTCACCGCCAGCGTGTGCAACTTGCGACCGACGAGCCGGGGGCGGGTAGATCTGGCGGGCCCCGACGCCGCCCTGCCCCCACGCATCCGTCCTAACTATCTCTCGACGGACGAGGACCAGCGCGTCGCAGTCGAATCGCTGCGACTGACCCGGCGGATCGTGTCGCAGCAGCCGCTCTCGAAATATCGGCCGGAAGAGTTCCGGCCCGGCCCTGCCGCCAACAGCGACGAGGAACTGCTACAGGCTGCAGCCGATCTCGCGACAACGATTTTTCACCCCGTGGGTACGGCGGCCATGGGGATCGAAGGCGACCCGATGGCGGTCCTCGACGAACGGCTTCGCGTGCGCGGGATGGGCGGACTGCGCGTGATCGACGCCTCGGCGATGCCGCGCATCGTATCGGGCAACACAAGCTCCCCCACGCTGATGATCGCCGAAAAGGGCGCGGCGATGGTGCTGGAAGATGCGCGGGCAGGATGCTGA
- the ftsH gene encoding ATP-dependent zinc metalloprotease FtsH: protein MNEDKEPKQPNPWMKSLAIWMGILLALVVFVSLFESSSRTGPGEQIAYSEFLARVDDGAVREADIGDGVVSGKFSNGTAFTTNAPSDPMLIQRLSEKGVTFRAKPAEQTSFWMIMLYQSLPFLLILGIAFFVMRQMQKNAGSGAMGFGKSRARMLTEKHGRVTFDDVAGIDEAREELQEIVDFLKDPTKFARLGGKIPKGALLVGSPGTGKTLLARAIAGEANVPFFTISGSDFVEMFVGVGASRVRDMFEQAKKNAPCIVFIDEIDAVGRHRGAGLGNGNDEREQTLNQLLVEMDGFEANEGIIIVAATNRPDVLDPALLRPGRFDRQVVVPRPDIEGREKILAVHMKKVPLAPDVNARTIARGTPGFSGADLANLVNEAALLGARKGKRLVAMKEFEEAKDKVMMGAERKSMVMTEDEKKATAYHEAGHALVSLYVPGCDPLHKVTIIPRGRALGVTWNLPERDRYSMSMKQMKARLALCFGGRIAEQIIYGADELNTGASNDIQQATDMARSMVMEYGMSEKLGWLRYRDNQDEVFLGHSVARNQSVSEATAQMIDQEVRRLIEEAEQTARKVLTDNIDELHRLAEALLEYETLSGEEAKRVIKGDDIGRDQGNVRTPTALSTGGSSIPKSHRPGGSGGGWGEPKPA from the coding sequence ATGAACGAAGACAAAGAGCCGAAGCAGCCCAATCCGTGGATGAAGAGCCTGGCCATATGGATGGGCATCCTCCTCGCGCTCGTCGTTTTCGTGTCGCTGTTCGAGAGTTCGTCACGCACCGGACCCGGCGAACAGATCGCCTATTCCGAGTTCCTTGCCCGCGTCGATGACGGCGCCGTGCGCGAGGCCGATATCGGCGACGGCGTGGTCAGCGGCAAATTCTCGAACGGCACCGCTTTCACGACCAACGCGCCCAGTGATCCGATGTTGATCCAGCGCCTGTCGGAAAAGGGTGTGACCTTCCGTGCCAAGCCGGCGGAGCAGACCAGCTTCTGGATGATCATGCTCTACCAGTCGCTGCCCTTCCTGCTGATTCTCGGCATCGCCTTCTTCGTGATGCGTCAGATGCAGAAGAACGCGGGTTCGGGCGCGATGGGCTTCGGCAAGTCGCGTGCGCGCATGCTGACCGAGAAGCACGGTCGTGTGACCTTCGACGATGTTGCCGGCATCGACGAGGCCCGCGAGGAGCTCCAGGAGATCGTCGACTTCCTGAAGGACCCGACCAAGTTCGCGCGGCTAGGCGGCAAGATCCCGAAGGGGGCGCTGCTGGTCGGCTCGCCGGGTACCGGTAAGACGCTGCTGGCCCGCGCCATTGCCGGTGAGGCCAATGTGCCCTTCTTCACGATCTCCGGCTCGGACTTCGTCGAGATGTTCGTCGGCGTCGGCGCGAGCCGCGTCCGCGACATGTTCGAACAGGCCAAGAAGAACGCGCCCTGCATCGTGTTCATTGATGAAATCGACGCCGTCGGCCGCCATCGCGGCGCTGGCCTCGGCAATGGCAATGACGAGCGCGAGCAGACGTTGAACCAGTTGCTGGTCGAGATGGACGGTTTCGAGGCCAATGAAGGCATCATCATCGTCGCCGCGACCAACCGCCCCGACGTGCTCGACCCGGCTTTGCTGCGTCCGGGCCGCTTCGACCGGCAGGTCGTGGTACCGCGTCCCGATATCGAGGGCCGCGAGAAGATTCTGGCCGTCCACATGAAGAAGGTGCCGCTGGCACCCGACGTCAACGCGCGCACCATCGCACGCGGCACGCCCGGCTTCTCCGGCGCCGACCTGGCCAACCTCGTCAACGAGGCGGCACTCCTCGGTGCGCGCAAGGGCAAGCGCCTTGTCGCGATGAAGGAGTTCGAGGAAGCCAAGGACAAGGTCATGATGGGCGCCGAGCGCAAGTCCATGGTCATGACCGAGGACGAGAAGAAGGCGACCGCCTATCATGAGGCGGGCCATGCCTTGGTATCGCTCTACGTGCCCGGCTGCGATCCGCTGCACAAGGTGACGATCATCCCGCGCGGCCGCGCACTGGGCGTGACCTGGAACCTTCCCGAGCGCGATCGTTATTCGATGTCGATGAAACAGATGAAGGCGCGGCTGGCGCTGTGCTTCGGCGGTCGCATCGCCGAGCAGATCATCTATGGCGCGGACGAACTGAACACCGGCGCTTCGAACGACATCCAGCAGGCGACCGACATGGCCCGTTCGATGGTCATGGAATATGGCATGTCCGAGAAGCTCGGCTGGCTGCGCTATCGCGACAATCAGGACGAGGTCTTCCTCGGCCATTCGGTGGCGCGCAACCAGAGCGTCAGCGAGGCGACCGCCCAGATGATCGACCAGGAGGTGCGTCGACTGATCGAGGAGGCCGAGCAGACCGCGCGCAAGGTGCTGACCGACAATATCGACGAACTGCATCGCCTCGCCGAGGCCCTGCTCGAATATGAGACGCTGTCGGGCGAGGAAGCCAAGCGGGTCATCAAGGGCGACGATATCGGCCGCGATCAGGGCAATGTCCGGACCCCGACTGCGCTCAGCACCGGCGGCTCGTCCATTCCGAAGAGCCACCGTCCAGGCGGATCGGGTGGGGGCTGGGGCGAACCCAAGCCTGCCTGA
- the tilS gene encoding tRNA lysidine(34) synthetase TilS, translating into MTIEAAQVERFRADLERLLSTPSDRVGLAVSGGPDSMAMLLLAARSCPGRVEAATVDHGLRPEAAAEAALVASACARLDVPHATLAVTVAPGASVQAAAREARYAALADWASDRQLDAIATAHHADDQAETLLMRLDRGAGLAGLVAIRASRTLGGVRLVRPLLGWRRTELKAIAAAVATVDDPSNHDPRHDRSRFRALLAGVGSGLDVERLAASAAHLAEAEEALCWVTAEAMRSRVSHFPNGRMLADLEGLPREITRRILARLVGEADSHVDGPTLETAMKRLEQGSTATVGRLKLSPGRRILVERAPPRR; encoded by the coding sequence ATGACGATAGAGGCGGCCCAGGTCGAGCGATTCCGGGCGGACCTGGAACGGCTCCTGTCGACGCCGTCGGATCGCGTAGGGCTCGCCGTTTCCGGCGGGCCCGACAGCATGGCTATGCTGCTTCTCGCGGCGCGTTCCTGTCCCGGCCGGGTCGAGGCGGCCACGGTGGACCATGGGTTGCGTCCTGAGGCGGCGGCAGAGGCCGCGCTGGTCGCGTCCGCCTGTGCGCGGCTGGATGTTCCGCATGCCACGCTGGCGGTGACGGTTGCCCCCGGCGCGAGCGTCCAGGCGGCGGCGCGGGAAGCGCGTTACGCGGCCCTGGCCGATTGGGCATCGGACCGGCAGTTGGACGCCATTGCCACCGCGCACCATGCCGATGACCAGGCCGAAACGCTGCTGATGCGGCTCGATCGGGGCGCAGGGCTGGCCGGCCTCGTCGCTATCAGAGCTTCCCGTACACTGGGCGGCGTGCGGCTGGTCCGTCCGCTGCTCGGCTGGCGGCGAACGGAATTGAAGGCGATCGCGGCCGCAGTCGCGACCGTCGATGACCCCAGCAACCATGATCCGCGCCACGACCGCAGCAGGTTTCGCGCCCTGCTTGCCGGCGTCGGCAGTGGACTGGACGTAGAACGACTGGCCGCTTCGGCAGCGCATCTCGCCGAGGCGGAAGAGGCTTTGTGCTGGGTCACTGCCGAGGCGATGCGCTCGCGGGTTTCCCATTTCCCCAATGGACGCATGCTTGCCGACCTCGAGGGCTTGCCGCGCGAGATCACAAGGCGGATACTCGCACGGCTGGTCGGCGAGGCCGATTCGCATGTGGATGGCCCGACGCTGGAAACCGCCATGAAGCGGCTGGAGCAAGGGTCGACCGCGACGGTGGGGCGACTGAAACTTTCGCCCGGCCGCCGCATCCTGGTCGAAAGAGCACCGCCCCGTCGATGA
- a CDS encoding tetratricopeptide repeat protein, which translates to MKKAMIALLLVTVATPALAQQSMPVEKRVDKLEKEIKAVQRKVFPGGAQTYFEPEIKPQAAAPAPAGSPADAPLVDLSRRVDALEKALAAMTGQVEQNSYNLRKLEDQFAKMKGDTEFRLNTLEGKAPAASGPATGGASLPYVVPPAPKPGAPAATPPAATTPAAAPVATPPSGNPGKDAYMAGYDLWMAKKYPEAIAALKAMYAKYPKDKYASYARNLAGRAYLDSGQYNEAIREFFENTKIEDGERAPHSYVFMAEALMKRKPPLFDKACQAYDVLSAKYPDQVTTGPLAQMVAKGRTDAKCK; encoded by the coding sequence ATGAAAAAGGCGATGATCGCCCTCCTGCTCGTCACGGTTGCGACGCCAGCGCTGGCGCAGCAGTCGATGCCCGTCGAGAAGCGCGTCGACAAGCTCGAGAAGGAGATCAAGGCCGTCCAGCGGAAGGTGTTCCCCGGCGGCGCACAGACCTATTTCGAACCCGAGATCAAGCCGCAGGCGGCGGCTCCCGCCCCGGCGGGTTCGCCGGCCGATGCGCCGCTGGTCGACCTCAGCCGCCGCGTCGACGCGCTGGAGAAGGCACTGGCCGCGATGACCGGTCAGGTCGAGCAGAACAGCTATAATCTGCGCAAGCTGGAAGATCAGTTCGCCAAGATGAAGGGCGATACCGAGTTCCGCCTCAACACGCTGGAAGGCAAGGCGCCGGCTGCGTCCGGTCCGGCGACGGGCGGGGCGAGCCTGCCCTATGTGGTGCCGCCAGCGCCGAAGCCGGGTGCCCCCGCCGCCACGCCGCCAGCTGCCACAACGCCCGCCGCCGCGCCGGTCGCGACGCCGCCCAGCGGCAATCCCGGCAAGGACGCCTATATGGCGGGTTACGACCTGTGGATGGCGAAGAAATATCCGGAGGCGATCGCTGCACTCAAGGCGATGTACGCCAAATATCCCAAAGACAAATATGCCAGCTATGCCCGCAATCTTGCGGGCCGGGCCTATCTGGACAGCGGGCAGTATAACGAGGCTATCCGCGAGTTCTTCGAGAATACGAAGATCGAGGATGGCGAGCGGGCACCGCACAGCTATGTCTTCATGGCCGAAGCGCTGATGAAGCGTAAGCCGCCTTTGTTCGACAAGGCTTGTCAGGCTTATGACGTATTGTCGGCCAAATATCCCGATCAGGTAACGACCGGTCCGCTGGCGCAGATGGTCGCCAAGGGCCGGACCGATGCAAAATGCAAATAG
- a CDS encoding helix-turn-helix domain-containing protein, with protein MSESAGEEQNKAPRSVGQQLAAERVRQNIELSDVAARTRIPLRHLEAIESGNHEGLPAAPYSVGFVRTYATTLGLDGTLLSRAFRDEIGDERRGHFEPTAYEPVDPSRVPSRLLAMVALGVALLLGMGYLLLRFQEDNVDLARLAADTVEDNRPLPPKPVVPPPPAEPAVPTGPITVTAIEDVWLKVSERDGRTYFMSVLPAGQSYTLAEDVIDPVLRTGRPQSVRVAIGATALPPIGEPDRLVRAYSLKRDALVAIATAKPETTESDADGNAATPEAAPASSAEATRPARRRERASLPPAFRDVTPPAEPTTTAPAAEPASGTDRRGQP; from the coding sequence ATGAGCGAAAGCGCTGGTGAAGAGCAGAACAAGGCTCCGCGGAGCGTCGGCCAGCAATTGGCGGCGGAACGCGTGCGTCAGAATATCGAGCTCAGCGACGTCGCCGCGCGCACGCGAATTCCGCTGCGGCATCTCGAGGCGATCGAGAGCGGCAACCATGAAGGCCTGCCTGCCGCGCCCTATTCGGTCGGATTCGTGCGAACCTACGCAACGACTCTGGGGTTAGACGGTACGCTGCTGTCCCGCGCTTTTCGCGATGAGATCGGCGACGAGCGCCGCGGCCATTTCGAGCCCACCGCCTATGAGCCGGTCGATCCGTCGCGCGTGCCGTCACGCCTGCTGGCGATGGTCGCGCTGGGCGTCGCCCTGCTGCTCGGCATGGGCTATTTGCTGCTGCGCTTCCAGGAAGACAATGTGGATCTGGCCAGGCTTGCAGCGGACACGGTGGAAGACAACCGCCCCCTGCCGCCCAAGCCGGTCGTCCCGCCGCCGCCCGCCGAACCTGCCGTGCCGACCGGCCCGATCACCGTCACGGCGATCGAGGATGTCTGGCTCAAGGTTTCCGAGCGTGATGGACGGACCTATTTCATGAGCGTGCTGCCCGCAGGGCAGAGCTACACGCTGGCCGAGGACGTTATCGATCCGGTCCTGCGCACCGGCCGTCCGCAGTCGGTTCGTGTCGCGATCGGCGCCACCGCGCTGCCGCCGATCGGGGAGCCGGACCGGCTGGTGCGCGCCTATAGCCTCAAGCGCGACGCGTTGGTGGCGATCGCGACGGCCAAGCCCGAAACCACGGAAAGCGATGCCGACGGCAATGCCGCGACGCCGGAAGCGGCGCCCGCCTCTTCGGCCGAAGCGACAAGGCCTGCCCGGCGCCGAGAGAGGGCATCACTGCCACCCGCCTTTCGTGACGTGACGCCCCCGGCCGAGCCGACCACGACCGCTCCGGCGGCCGAGCCCGCCTCTGGGACGGATCGGCGCGGCCAGCCTTGA
- the ptsP gene encoding phosphoenolpyruvate--protein phosphotransferase has product MSPLIATSAARTILTRLHDVMASRSAAQTKLNQVVQIIGEELGTEVCSIYLLRDGVLELFATRGLKQEAVHVTKLALGEGLVGTIAKNVETLNLDEATSHPDFAYKPETGEELFHSFAGVPIVRREQAVGVLSVQHRDQRRFDEVEIEALQTVAMVLAELIAGAGLVDEKGPGAKGVRDSSPVRLLGLKLVEGMAGGRAVYHQPRIEIEHTVAEDVEVERHRVISAFARMRDQIERMTREADFGAAGEHQDILAMYKMFAYDEGWIRRINEAIDSGLTAEAAIERVQQRTRMRMREIGDPLLADRMHDLEDLSNRLLRIVSGQLGTAAQLGLRQDSILIARNLGPAELLEYDRRRLKGVVLEEGSLTAHVTIVARAMGIPVLGRVKDVRRTVADGDYLLLDSSTGSVVVRPNVSMEEAFEAKLVVSQKRRAEFAAMRDLPAETADGVRIELMVNAGLRDDIAALDVTGADGIGLFRTEFQFLVSATLPQRERQQRLYREVMEAAGDRPVIFRTVDIGGDKALPYLKTADDVTEENPALGWRAIRLGLERDALMKVQARALIEAAAGRTLNVMFPMVSEPWEYEEAVALFEAQRKWIHDHGRGVPNAIRYGTMLEVPALAESLDMLLPKLDFLSIGTNDLTQFLFAADRANPKLAERYDWLSPSILRFLNRVTRQTLDAGVPIGVCGEMGGRPLEAMALVGLGIGRLSITPASVGPVKAMLRTLDLGKLRAEMGDFLARPVRSLRGDLGAWAERNGVAVS; this is encoded by the coding sequence ATGTCACCGCTGATCGCCACTTCCGCCGCGCGCACCATATTGACGCGCCTGCACGACGTGATGGCATCGCGGTCGGCGGCGCAGACAAAACTCAATCAGGTCGTGCAGATCATCGGCGAGGAGCTGGGGACCGAGGTTTGCTCGATCTACCTGCTTCGCGACGGTGTCCTCGAGCTGTTTGCGACCCGCGGCCTTAAGCAGGAAGCCGTCCACGTTACCAAGCTCGCGCTGGGCGAGGGTCTGGTCGGCACGATCGCCAAGAACGTCGAGACGCTCAACCTCGACGAGGCGACGAGCCACCCCGACTTCGCGTACAAGCCCGAAACGGGCGAGGAGCTGTTCCACAGCTTTGCCGGCGTCCCGATCGTCCGGCGCGAACAGGCGGTCGGCGTCCTGTCGGTCCAGCATCGCGACCAGCGTCGCTTCGACGAGGTCGAGATCGAGGCGTTGCAGACGGTGGCGATGGTGCTCGCCGAACTGATCGCCGGAGCCGGGCTGGTCGACGAAAAGGGGCCGGGCGCCAAGGGCGTGCGCGACTCGAGCCCGGTACGCCTGCTCGGCCTGAAGCTCGTCGAGGGTATGGCCGGGGGGCGGGCCGTCTATCACCAGCCCAGGATCGAGATCGAGCATACGGTCGCCGAAGATGTCGAGGTGGAACGGCATCGGGTGATTTCCGCCTTTGCGCGGATGCGCGACCAGATCGAACGGATGACGCGCGAAGCCGATTTCGGCGCGGCAGGGGAGCATCAGGACATTCTCGCGATGTACAAGATGTTCGCCTATGACGAAGGCTGGATCCGGCGGATCAACGAGGCGATCGACAGCGGCCTGACCGCGGAGGCGGCGATCGAACGCGTCCAGCAGCGTACGCGGATGCGGATGCGCGAGATTGGCGATCCGCTGCTTGCCGACCGGATGCACGATCTGGAGGATCTGTCCAACCGGCTGCTGAGGATCGTTTCGGGCCAACTTGGGACCGCCGCGCAATTGGGTCTGCGGCAGGATTCGATCCTGATCGCGCGCAACCTGGGACCGGCCGAACTGCTCGAATATGACCGGCGGCGGCTCAAGGGCGTCGTGCTCGAGGAGGGCTCGCTGACCGCGCATGTCACGATCGTGGCGCGGGCGATGGGCATTCCGGTTCTCGGCCGCGTGAAGGACGTTCGCCGGACGGTCGCCGACGGAGATTATCTCCTGCTCGACAGCTCGACCGGCTCGGTCGTGGTCCGGCCCAATGTGTCGATGGAAGAGGCGTTCGAGGCCAAGCTCGTCGTCAGCCAGAAGCGTCGCGCCGAGTTCGCCGCCATGCGCGACCTGCCGGCCGAGACTGCGGACGGCGTGCGGATCGAACTGATGGTCAATGCTGGCCTGCGCGACGATATCGCCGCGCTCGACGTCACCGGCGCCGACGGCATCGGGTTGTTCCGCACCGAGTTCCAGTTCCTCGTCTCGGCGACGCTGCCGCAGCGCGAGCGACAGCAGCGTCTCTACCGCGAAGTGATGGAGGCGGCGGGCGATCGGCCCGTCATCTTCCGCACGGTCGATATCGGCGGCGACAAGGCGCTGCCCTATCTCAAGACGGCGGACGATGTCACCGAGGAGAATCCGGCGCTGGGCTGGCGGGCGATCCGTCTTGGCCTGGAACGCGACGCGTTGATGAAGGTCCAGGCGCGCGCGCTGATCGAGGCAGCGGCTGGCCGGACGCTCAATGTCATGTTCCCGATGGTGTCGGAGCCTTGGGAATATGAAGAGGCGGTGGCGCTGTTCGAGGCACAGCGCAAATGGATCCACGACCATGGACGCGGCGTTCCCAATGCCATTCGCTATGGCACGATGCTCGAGGTTCCCGCGCTCGCGGAAAGTCTCGACATGCTGCTGCCGAAGCTCGACTTCCTGTCGATCGGCACCAACGATCTGACCCAGTTCCTGTTCGCGGCCGATCGCGCCAACCCCAAGCTGGCTGAGCGCTATGACTGGCTGAGCCCGTCGATCCTGCGCTTCCTCAACCGGGTCACGCGGCAGACGCTCGACGCCGGCGTTCCGATCGGCGTGTGCGGCGAGATGGGCGGCCGTCCGCTCGAGGCGATGGCGCTGGTGGGACTGGGCATCGGGCGCCTCTCGATCACGCCGGCCTCGGTCGGACCGGTCAAGGCGATGCTCCGCACGCTGGACCTGGGCAAGCTGCGCGCGGAAATGGGGGACTTTCTGGCGCGTCCGGTCCGTAGTCTGCGTGGCGATCTCGGTGCCTGGGCCGAACGCAATGGGGTTGCGGTATCCTGA